The proteins below are encoded in one region of Pontibacter deserti:
- the trpF gene encoding phosphoribosylanthranilate isomerase yields MGLRTSVIVNGVNNLSDARYCAGMGVDVIGFNLKLDDPERVQPQTLKEIAGWVSGVKLAGEFERAKPDIINEMAEEFNLDLIQLDTPYLIDEIEEINRPVIQKVFINKDTVESELLEMMDLYSPYVDSFIIYSTDFNSIDETNEKLLREVAKKHQVYIGFGLQKDNVSHIIKKIKPTGIGLQGGQEIRPGYKNFDELQEIFEELED; encoded by the coding sequence ATGGGCTTACGTACCTCAGTAATAGTAAATGGAGTAAACAACCTGAGCGATGCACGCTACTGTGCTGGCATGGGTGTAGATGTAATAGGTTTTAACCTGAAACTGGACGACCCGGAGCGCGTGCAGCCGCAAACCCTGAAAGAAATTGCGGGTTGGGTATCGGGCGTGAAACTGGCTGGTGAGTTTGAAAGAGCCAAGCCTGATATCATAAACGAGATGGCGGAAGAATTTAACCTTGACTTGATACAGCTGGATACGCCTTACCTGATCGATGAGATTGAAGAGATCAATCGCCCGGTGATTCAAAAAGTTTTCATCAATAAAGATACTGTAGAAAGCGAGTTGCTGGAGATGATGGACCTGTACAGCCCTTACGTAGATAGCTTCATTATTTACTCGACTGACTTTAACAGCATTGATGAGACCAATGAAAAGCTGTTACGTGAAGTAGCTAAGAAACACCAGGTTTATATCGGTTTCGGACTCCAGAAAGACAACGTAAGCCATATCATCAAAAAGATAAAACCAACAGGTATTGGCTTACAAGGCGGTCAGGAAATTCGTCCGGGCTACAAGAACTTCGACGAATTACAGGAAATATTTGAAGAATTGGAAGACTAG
- the trmB gene encoding tRNA (guanosine(46)-N7)-methyltransferase TrmB, with amino-acid sequence MGRSKLAKFATIAERDNVVQDGDEKYGKLAGKWRSEHFSNNNPIILEIGCGRGEYTVGMARLHPEKNFIGVDIKGNRIWKGSSLAVEEGLENVAFLRTFIETVSDHFAEGEVDEIWITFPDPRPKDRDIKRRLTSPRFQEMYSYMLKRDGIIHLKTDNQPLFDYTLEVLQDRKIKHLVSTTDLYTSDLQEHTMGIYTTYEKRYLAEGIAIKYLQYKPVKEV; translated from the coding sequence ATGGGAAGATCTAAATTAGCGAAATTCGCAACGATAGCTGAACGCGACAACGTGGTGCAGGATGGCGATGAGAAGTATGGGAAGCTGGCCGGTAAGTGGCGTTCAGAGCACTTTAGCAACAATAACCCGATTATATTGGAGATTGGCTGTGGCCGGGGAGAGTATACCGTAGGTATGGCCCGTCTGCATCCTGAAAAGAATTTTATAGGCGTTGATATCAAAGGAAATCGTATCTGGAAGGGGAGTTCTTTGGCTGTTGAAGAAGGGCTGGAGAATGTAGCGTTCCTGCGCACATTCATCGAAACTGTTTCAGATCATTTTGCTGAAGGCGAAGTGGATGAGATCTGGATCACTTTTCCAGACCCACGCCCGAAAGACCGTGACATAAAGCGTCGCCTTACTTCGCCTCGTTTCCAGGAAATGTATAGCTACATGCTGAAGCGTGATGGCATTATTCACCTTAAAACCGACAACCAACCGCTGTTTGATTATACTTTAGAAGTGTTACAGGATCGAAAAATAAAGCACTTGGTATCTACAACGGATCTTTATACTTCGGACCTGCAGGAACATACTATGGGAATATATACAACCTATGAAAAGCGTTACCTGGCCGAAGGTATAGCTATCAAATACCTGCAATACAAACCGGTTAAGGAAGTTTAG
- a CDS encoding S8 family serine peptidase, with product MQKLLLLTLLYFCFGMLHARQTDEPKKYLIYLADKNNTPYSIQHPEQFLSTKSIARRLRQQIPVTTRDLPVDPAYVQSIKSKGIEVWYTSRWFNAVVIRATQTQLTEINSLPFIKGTRALNRLSSSSEKAVTSIKYDLRVTSEATGPSLEDKDYGKTFHQAEMLGVTDLHEAGFHGEGMTIAVFDAGFPAVNSIPAFAHLFQENRIAGTYDFVEKKKNAFSANSHGTMVLSTMAAYAPGLMIGTAYKANYLLLRTEDAATEHNIEEVNWLLAAEYADSAGADVINSSLGYSVFDAPSVSYTYDQMDGNTAIVTKAADFAAATGMLVVVSAGNEGNKAWQYVTAPADADSVLTVGAVDSLGTVASFSSRGPAADGRIKPDVVAMGASVYVLNTAGNIVKSNGTSFSGPIMAGFAASLWQAYQTRSNYEIIQFIRQLGHLSGAPNNTLGYGIPNYSRTVTGLPTPGSNNGVMVVNPVTGNELVLLLSEPWTNQRAELQLLDTTGKLILKKQLQPNLERQTLDLQPLALQKGVYLCRISSGKQITTVRFVKL from the coding sequence ATGCAAAAGCTGTTACTGCTTACGCTGCTTTATTTTTGCTTTGGCATGCTGCATGCCCGGCAGACTGATGAGCCTAAGAAGTACCTGATTTACCTTGCAGATAAAAACAATACCCCTTATTCTATTCAACATCCGGAGCAATTTTTAAGCACAAAATCTATTGCCCGCCGACTACGCCAGCAAATACCGGTTACAACCAGAGATCTGCCTGTAGACCCAGCCTATGTACAAAGTATAAAAAGCAAAGGAATTGAAGTATGGTATACTTCCCGCTGGTTTAATGCAGTTGTCATACGGGCTACGCAAACGCAGCTCACCGAAATTAACTCACTGCCTTTCATAAAAGGTACCAGAGCCCTGAACCGGCTGTCATCTTCCTCAGAAAAAGCAGTAACAAGTATAAAGTATGATCTTAGGGTAACATCTGAAGCTACCGGACCTTCCCTGGAAGATAAAGACTACGGAAAGACATTTCATCAGGCAGAGATGTTAGGTGTTACTGATCTGCACGAAGCTGGTTTTCATGGAGAAGGAATGACCATAGCCGTTTTTGATGCGGGATTTCCTGCTGTAAACTCAATTCCTGCTTTTGCGCACCTTTTTCAGGAAAACCGAATAGCAGGTACCTATGATTTTGTTGAGAAAAAGAAGAACGCTTTTAGTGCTAATTCGCATGGTACTATGGTGCTCTCGACAATGGCAGCGTATGCTCCCGGTTTAATGATCGGAACAGCTTACAAAGCAAACTACCTGCTGCTACGTACCGAAGATGCCGCTACCGAACATAACATAGAAGAAGTAAACTGGTTGCTTGCTGCTGAGTACGCCGATAGTGCCGGAGCCGATGTGATCAACTCCTCTCTTGGTTATTCTGTATTTGATGCTCCATCCGTAAGTTATACTTACGACCAGATGGATGGGAACACAGCTATAGTTACGAAAGCTGCCGACTTTGCTGCTGCCACTGGTATGTTAGTAGTAGTAAGTGCCGGAAACGAAGGTAATAAAGCCTGGCAATACGTTACCGCACCTGCCGATGCCGATTCTGTACTCACCGTTGGTGCTGTTGATTCGCTGGGTACAGTTGCTTCGTTCAGTTCCCGTGGGCCAGCTGCAGATGGCAGAATCAAACCTGATGTAGTAGCAATGGGAGCCAGTGTTTATGTTCTTAATACAGCTGGCAATATTGTCAAGAGCAATGGTACTTCTTTTTCCGGGCCAATCATGGCTGGTTTTGCAGCTTCCCTGTGGCAGGCTTATCAAACCCGGTCCAATTATGAGATCATCCAGTTTATCCGTCAGCTAGGGCATCTTTCCGGAGCTCCGAACAACACACTTGGGTATGGCATTCCTAACTATAGCCGTACCGTTACCGGATTACCCACACCAGGCAGCAACAATGGAGTGATGGTAGTAAACCCGGTAACCGGTAATGAACTCGTGCTATTATTATCTGAGCCCTGGACAAATCAACGAGCGGAACTACAGCTACTGGATACAACAGGAAAGTTAATCCTGAAGAAACAGTTGCAACCTAACCTAGAACGGCAAACCCTGGATTTGCAGCCACTGGCGCTTCAGAAAGGCGTTTACCTTTGCCGCATAAGTTCCGGTAAACAGATTACTACCGTACGGTTCGTTAAATTATAG
- a CDS encoding TonB-dependent receptor, with the protein MLKYLSVWWILLLPLGTLAQQGTIKGTVRTPDNKPLELATVGIKGTSIGKQTNPTGDFILQVPANQQLEVVVRYLGYKELIRKVEVATGETITLQLTLEPDPKQLNTVQVQGKRDSDTREQASTTTLDPRLTKNLPSAYGDFNKILVTLPGVSSNNELSSTYSVRGGNYDENLVYVNGIEIYRPFLVSNAQQEGLSFVNPDLVDNIEFSSGGWQPEYGDKLSSVLSIAYRRPTTFAATITGSLTGGAIHLENGSKNRKVSYLLGVRHKNGQYMLQSLQTDGEYKPKFSDAQAYVSLDLSKGAEQAGKTTLGILTSYANNDFLVIPESRVTTFGTRQVPLRLYVGFDGREKMNYNTYQAGVNLAHQFTSGYTSELILSGVESREREFRDIEAGYRICEMDNSGNFEECQMVLGVGSEFNHARNALLARIFTAELRNTWQLNQRNQLQFGVKVGSEKIEDELDEYGFTDSADYVSQTYTLQSGFNQNTLRYNAYLQHSFDLDTLKTLTYGVRASYWDLNGEWLFSPRVQYSFITKHNPDLSFKAALGVYYQPPFYRELRNFEGTVNKELKAQKSVHAIVGSDYLFKAWNRDFKLTTELYYKHLTNVVPYDIDNVRLRYYALNNAKAYAAGLDVRVNGEFIKGAESWFSLGLLTTKEDVQGDSVNVYGAEGQETGRVEQGYIRRPSDQLVNIGVFFQDHLPDNPTIRMYLNLVYGSGLPFGPPRQPEFRSSFSGKSYKRIDIGFSKVLVMENDLLDKNRFALESLWIGLEVLNIIDANNRVSYTYVNDMNGITYAVPNYLTGRRLNVRFVAKF; encoded by the coding sequence ATGCTGAAGTACCTGTCGGTATGGTGGATATTGCTTTTGCCGCTGGGTACGCTGGCTCAACAGGGTACTATAAAAGGTACTGTTCGTACGCCCGATAATAAACCTCTTGAGCTGGCTACAGTTGGCATCAAAGGAACATCTATCGGTAAGCAGACAAACCCCACAGGTGACTTTATACTTCAGGTGCCTGCAAATCAGCAACTGGAGGTGGTTGTGCGATACCTTGGCTACAAAGAGCTGATACGTAAGGTAGAAGTAGCGACAGGTGAAACTATAACCTTACAACTTACCCTGGAGCCTGATCCTAAACAACTTAATACGGTTCAGGTACAGGGAAAACGCGATAGTGATACAAGAGAGCAAGCCAGCACCACTACATTAGACCCACGCCTAACCAAGAATCTGCCTTCAGCTTATGGCGACTTCAATAAGATACTGGTCACACTTCCAGGCGTAAGCAGCAACAACGAGCTTTCAAGTACATATTCTGTTCGTGGCGGTAATTATGACGAGAACCTGGTGTATGTGAATGGCATTGAAATATACCGCCCGTTTCTGGTGAGCAATGCACAGCAGGAAGGCTTGAGCTTTGTAAATCCGGACCTGGTTGACAATATTGAATTTTCTTCCGGTGGCTGGCAACCTGAGTATGGCGATAAGCTTTCGTCGGTGTTAAGTATAGCTTACAGAAGACCCACCACTTTTGCTGCAACTATTACCGGTAGCCTGACCGGCGGCGCAATTCACTTAGAAAATGGTTCTAAAAACAGGAAGGTCTCTTACTTGCTGGGGGTGCGCCACAAAAACGGCCAGTATATGCTGCAAAGCCTGCAAACTGATGGAGAGTATAAACCTAAATTCAGTGATGCGCAGGCCTATGTAAGTTTAGATTTAAGTAAAGGAGCGGAACAGGCCGGCAAAACTACACTTGGTATACTTACCAGTTATGCCAATAACGATTTTCTTGTAATCCCGGAATCCAGAGTTACTACATTTGGTACACGACAGGTGCCTTTACGGCTTTATGTAGGTTTTGATGGCCGTGAGAAAATGAATTATAACACGTACCAGGCCGGAGTGAACCTGGCCCACCAGTTTACATCAGGCTATACTTCGGAGCTTATACTTTCAGGAGTAGAGTCTCGGGAGCGGGAATTTAGGGATATAGAAGCCGGCTACCGGATCTGTGAAATGGATAACAGCGGTAATTTTGAAGAATGCCAGATGGTGCTGGGGGTTGGCAGCGAATTTAATCATGCCCGAAATGCCTTGTTAGCCCGAATATTTACCGCAGAATTAAGAAATACATGGCAGCTCAATCAGCGCAATCAATTGCAGTTCGGGGTAAAAGTAGGATCAGAGAAGATAGAGGATGAGCTGGATGAGTACGGATTTACTGACTCTGCGGATTACGTTTCCCAAACGTATACTTTACAATCCGGATTTAATCAGAATACTCTTCGTTATAACGCTTACCTGCAGCACTCATTTGATCTGGATACGCTTAAGACCCTTACTTATGGTGTACGTGCGAGTTACTGGGACCTGAACGGGGAATGGCTTTTCTCACCACGGGTACAGTATTCATTTATTACAAAACATAATCCTGATCTATCCTTTAAAGCGGCATTGGGTGTGTATTACCAGCCACCATTTTACCGAGAACTCCGCAATTTTGAAGGTACAGTCAACAAAGAGCTGAAGGCGCAGAAATCTGTACATGCCATAGTGGGTAGCGATTACCTATTCAAAGCCTGGAACCGTGATTTTAAACTTACCACAGAGCTATACTATAAACATCTGACAAATGTAGTGCCGTATGACATTGATAACGTGCGGCTGCGATACTATGCCCTGAACAATGCGAAAGCATATGCTGCAGGTCTGGATGTTCGGGTAAACGGAGAGTTTATAAAAGGAGCAGAATCTTGGTTTAGCCTGGGCTTACTTACCACTAAAGAAGATGTGCAGGGTGATTCTGTGAATGTTTATGGTGCAGAAGGGCAGGAAACGGGCAGAGTGGAACAAGGCTACATCAGAAGGCCATCGGACCAACTGGTAAATATTGGTGTATTTTTTCAGGACCATTTACCTGACAACCCTACTATAAGAATGTACTTGAACCTTGTGTATGGAAGCGGTTTGCCATTTGGGCCGCCCCGCCAACCTGAGTTTAGAAGCTCATTTTCAGGCAAATCCTACAAACGCATTGACATAGGTTTCTCAAAAGTGCTGGTGATGGAAAACGACTTGCTGGATAAAAACAGGTTCGCTTTAGAAAGTTTATGGATAGGATTGGAAGTGCTGAATATTATAGATGCCAATAACAGAGTATCTTATACTTATGTAAATGATATGAATGGGATAACGTATGCTGTTCCTAATTATCTAACTGGTCGTCGCCTGAACGTCCGTTTTGTTGCTAAATTCTAG
- the rpe gene encoding ribulose-phosphate 3-epimerase gives MRPLIAPSVLASDFANLQSEVEMLNKSQADWLHIDIMDGRFVPNISFGFPVMQAIKKHAQKPMDVHLMIVEPELYIEQFRAAGADVISVHIEACNHLHRTIQQIKATGAKAGVAVNPHTSVTLLEDIIADLDLVCLMSVNPGFGGQKFIENTYRKTEALKNLIIQRNSQALIEIDGGVNQQNAPQLLNSGADVLVAGSFVFSAADPLGTIANLKHVSK, from the coding sequence ATGAGACCTCTAATTGCCCCTTCTGTACTAGCTTCTGATTTCGCAAACCTGCAATCGGAAGTAGAAATGCTTAACAAAAGCCAGGCTGACTGGCTGCACATCGATATTATGGACGGCCGTTTCGTGCCGAATATCTCCTTTGGCTTTCCGGTAATGCAGGCTATAAAAAAGCATGCCCAGAAGCCAATGGATGTGCACCTGATGATCGTAGAGCCGGAATTATACATTGAGCAGTTCCGTGCAGCAGGTGCAGACGTTATTTCAGTACATATCGAAGCCTGCAACCACCTGCACCGTACCATTCAGCAGATCAAAGCGACAGGTGCCAAGGCCGGAGTAGCTGTAAACCCGCATACTTCTGTAACGCTGCTGGAAGATATTATCGCTGACCTGGACCTGGTTTGCCTGATGTCTGTGAACCCTGGCTTTGGTGGCCAGAAGTTTATTGAAAACACATATCGTAAAACAGAAGCTTTAAAGAACCTGATCATACAGCGTAATTCTCAGGCGCTTATTGAAATTGATGGTGGCGTAAACCAGCAGAATGCACCACAGCTTTTAAATAGTGGAGCTGATGTTTTAGTTGCTGGCAGCTTTGTGTTCTCAGCCGCTGATCCATTAGGCACTATTGCCAACCTGAAGCACGTATCTAAATAA
- the mnmA gene encoding tRNA 2-thiouridine(34) synthase MnmA, with protein sequence MSKLGRVLVAMSGGIDSSVAAVMLHEQGYEVVGMTMKTWDYASSGGNKKETGCCSLDSINDARNIAVQLGFPHYIIDIREEFGDFVINHFTDEYLAGRTPNPCVLCNTHIKWDALLRRADQLGCDFIATGHYAKIREENGRYVISKGLDENKDQSYALWGISQKSLSRTIFPLGGLRKSEIRQMAMDRGFTELVNKPESYEICFIPDNDYRGFLKRRIEGLEEQVAGGEFVLEDGTVVGKHEGYPFYTIGQRKGLGVALGFPAYVTRIEKDLNRVVLGNFEDLAKNAMTVGKLNMVKYENLIDRPIPTITKVRYNDPGTDAIIEQEGDKMKVHFLHGVHAIAPGQAAVFYEGDDVVGGGWIETNYNLDYTLDVLPS encoded by the coding sequence ATGAGTAAATTAGGAAGGGTTTTAGTTGCCATGAGCGGCGGTATCGATAGTTCTGTAGCAGCAGTAATGTTACACGAGCAAGGATACGAAGTGGTTGGTATGACCATGAAAACCTGGGATTATGCCTCAAGCGGCGGTAACAAAAAAGAAACTGGCTGCTGCTCCCTTGATTCTATCAACGATGCCCGTAACATAGCGGTACAATTAGGTTTCCCGCATTATATTATTGATATCCGTGAAGAGTTTGGCGATTTTGTGATCAATCATTTTACAGATGAATACCTGGCCGGTCGTACACCTAACCCATGTGTGCTTTGCAATACGCACATTAAATGGGATGCCTTGCTTCGTCGTGCTGACCAGTTGGGCTGCGATTTTATAGCAACAGGGCATTATGCCAAGATTCGGGAAGAAAATGGCCGTTATGTGATCTCTAAAGGCCTGGATGAGAACAAAGATCAGTCTTATGCGTTATGGGGAATTTCTCAGAAAAGCTTAAGTCGTACTATTTTCCCGTTAGGTGGTTTACGTAAATCAGAAATTCGCCAGATGGCCATGGACCGTGGTTTTACCGAACTTGTAAACAAACCTGAGTCTTACGAAATCTGCTTTATACCTGACAACGATTACCGTGGCTTCCTGAAACGCCGTATTGAAGGCCTGGAAGAGCAGGTTGCCGGTGGCGAATTTGTGCTGGAAGATGGTACAGTAGTAGGCAAGCATGAAGGTTATCCGTTTTATACGATAGGTCAGCGTAAAGGCCTTGGGGTAGCGCTGGGTTTTCCGGCATATGTTACCCGCATCGAAAAAGACCTGAACCGTGTGGTATTAGGTAACTTTGAAGATCTGGCTAAAAACGCCATGACAGTGGGTAAACTGAACATGGTGAAGTATGAGAACTTGATTGACAGGCCAATACCAACTATAACTAAGGTACGTTATAACGACCCGGGTACTGATGCGATCATTGAACAGGAAGGAGATAAAATGAAAGTTCATTTCCTGCACGGCGTTCACGCGATTGCTCCTGGTCAGGCTGCCGTATTCTATGAAGGCGATGATGTAGTTGGTGGCGGATGGATTGAAACGAACTATAACCTCGACTATACTTTAGACGTTCTCCCATCATGA
- a CDS encoding DUF2911 domain-containing protein: protein MKRYLLSLLFLLYILSTCNIASAQVRLPQPSPAAEIKQTIGLTDISIRYHAPGVKGRKIFGGLVPYGKLWRAGANEATLITFTDELFLNHERVPAGTYSFFILPESDSVWNVVLNRDTTLWGLEGYDELQDVAYVRVNPKKVPHHETMQFSFSDIGMNTGYLNLTWETSQISLRIETEIEKKALANIEEALKKAAPDDWYIWAQCADYMVARKELHQKALELINKSISIKETFFNNWVKAKLYALNKEYEMAADLTAKAIKLGKEEPESYQTYAQDIENAYNSWKKRKM, encoded by the coding sequence ATGAAAAGGTACCTGTTAAGTCTACTGTTTCTACTATATATACTTAGTACCTGCAATATTGCATCTGCTCAGGTAAGATTACCACAGCCTAGCCCGGCAGCAGAAATCAAACAAACCATTGGTCTAACTGATATTTCTATCCGTTACCATGCGCCCGGTGTTAAAGGCCGAAAGATATTTGGAGGATTAGTGCCTTATGGCAAATTATGGCGGGCCGGTGCCAACGAAGCTACTCTCATCACCTTTACCGATGAATTGTTCCTGAACCACGAACGTGTGCCTGCCGGAACATATTCTTTCTTTATACTTCCGGAAAGCGACAGTGTATGGAATGTGGTTTTAAACCGCGATACAACCTTATGGGGATTAGAAGGTTACGACGAACTGCAGGATGTAGCTTATGTTAGGGTAAACCCTAAGAAAGTACCACACCACGAAACCATGCAGTTCAGCTTTTCTGATATCGGCATGAACACTGGTTACCTGAACCTTACCTGGGAAACTTCGCAGATCTCGTTGCGCATTGAAACTGAGATCGAGAAAAAAGCGCTTGCAAACATAGAAGAAGCTTTGAAGAAAGCTGCTCCTGATGACTGGTATATCTGGGCACAATGCGCTGATTATATGGTAGCGCGTAAAGAACTTCACCAGAAAGCACTTGAACTGATAAACAAATCGATCTCTATCAAAGAAACATTCTTTAATAACTGGGTTAAGGCAAAGCTTTATGCTTTAAATAAAGAATACGAAATGGCTGCAGATTTAACAGCTAAAGCTATAAAACTCGGGAAGGAAGAACCAGAAAGTTATCAGACATATGCCCAGGATATTGAGAATGCTTACAATTCCTGGAAAAAACGTAAAATGTAA